The following proteins are encoded in a genomic region of Sphingopyxis sp. YF1:
- a CDS encoding metalloregulator ArsR/SmtB family transcription factor, translating into MHAFDILGDPVRRRILELLADGRKASGEIVEVIAAEYGISQPAVSQHLRVLRENGFATAEAEGRRRLYAVAPERFDEIDAWIERFRRTWEPRFEALATEVARGKKARRDAD; encoded by the coding sequence ATGCATGCCTTCGACATCCTCGGCGATCCGGTGCGCCGGCGCATCCTCGAACTGCTCGCCGACGGGCGCAAGGCCTCGGGCGAGATCGTCGAGGTGATCGCCGCCGAATATGGCATTTCGCAGCCCGCTGTGTCGCAGCATCTGCGCGTGCTGCGCGAAAACGGCTTCGCGACCGCCGAGGCCGAGGGACGCCGGCGACTCTACGCCGTCGCGCCCGAACGCTTCGACGAGATCGACGCGTGGATCGAGCGTTTCCGCCGCACGTGGGAGCCGCGCTTCGAAGCGCTGGCGACCGAGGTCGCACGCGGGAAAAAGGCGCGCAGGGACGCGGATTAG
- the folP gene encoding dihydropteroate synthase translates to MFHPLTKADLGGASSAAWLYCRPACFVDRPHELDEACLRIADTMVWFAAWHISLRDEGVVRSAIVAVPEFADWVAAMPDHLVAMAGAQRAGVLRPRGALQLGERTVRLNEPQLMGILNVTPDSFSDGGKHVDHAAAIEAGFALSSAGAAIVDVGGESTRPGAPLVWDGDEIARIENVVAGLARGGVAVSIDTRKAAVMEAALAAGAAIVNDISALRFDDRSMEVVVAAGCPVVLMHAPSAKSDAHEGGDYDHVLFDVYDMLAERVAACTAAGIDPAKIIVDPGLGFGKGVADNLALVNGLALFHTLGCPILFAGSRKRLIGALDNEAPADQRLGGTVALHYQAASQGAQMLRVHDVAENRQALRVWRGLRDAALTA, encoded by the coding sequence ATGTTTCACCCGCTGACCAAGGCCGATCTCGGCGGCGCCTCGTCCGCTGCATGGCTTTATTGCCGCCCGGCCTGCTTCGTCGACCGCCCGCACGAACTCGACGAGGCCTGTTTGCGCATCGCCGACACGATGGTGTGGTTCGCGGCCTGGCACATCAGCCTGCGCGACGAAGGCGTCGTGCGCTCGGCGATCGTCGCGGTGCCGGAATTCGCCGATTGGGTGGCGGCGATGCCCGATCATCTGGTCGCGATGGCGGGGGCGCAACGCGCCGGGGTGCTGCGCCCGCGCGGCGCGCTGCAACTCGGCGAACGCACGGTGCGGCTCAATGAGCCGCAGCTGATGGGCATCCTCAACGTCACCCCCGACAGTTTTTCGGACGGCGGCAAGCATGTCGACCATGCGGCGGCGATCGAGGCAGGGTTCGCGCTGTCCTCGGCGGGGGCGGCGATCGTCGACGTCGGCGGGGAATCGACGCGGCCCGGCGCGCCGCTGGTCTGGGACGGCGACGAGATCGCCCGGATCGAAAATGTCGTCGCGGGGCTCGCGCGCGGCGGGGTCGCGGTGTCGATCGACACGCGCAAGGCGGCGGTGATGGAGGCGGCGCTCGCGGCGGGGGCTGCCATCGTCAACGATATTTCGGCGCTGCGTTTCGACGACCGGTCGATGGAGGTGGTCGTCGCGGCGGGCTGTCCGGTGGTGCTGATGCACGCGCCCTCGGCCAAAAGCGACGCGCACGAAGGCGGCGATTACGATCATGTGCTGTTCGACGTCTACGACATGCTCGCCGAACGCGTCGCGGCGTGCACGGCGGCGGGGATCGATCCTGCGAAGATCATCGTCGATCCGGGGCTGGGCTTCGGCAAGGGGGTCGCCGACAATCTGGCGCTGGTGAACGGGCTGGCGCTGTTCCACACGCTCGGCTGCCCGATCCTGTTCGCGGGCAGCCGCAAGCGGCTGATCGGGGCGCTCGACAATGAAGCCCCCGCCGACCAGCGGCTCGGCGGTACGGTGGCGCTGCACTATCAGGCCGCGTCGCAGGGCGCGCAGATGCTGCGCGTGCACGATGTGGCGGAAAACCGGCAGGCGCTGCGCGTGTGGCGCGGGCTGCGCGATGCGGCGCTGACGGCCTAA
- a CDS encoding SRPBCC family protein, whose translation MSLDTRQQAAMVVRKVEDVSHEGQPARAVVAMRDYPTGIDDLWNALTDAERIPRWFAPVSGELKLGGRYQIKGNAGGTITTCTPPSRLAMTWEFGGSISWVEVELEAASSDRTRLTLRHIAPLDDKSEEFWDKFGPGAVGVGWDLSLMGLGWHIETGKSNERFAEETWALSDEGIAFATASSEAWTGASLAYGTPEAAARRSGASTTAFYTGAAAPE comes from the coding sequence ATGTCGCTCGATACCCGCCAGCAAGCCGCCATGGTTGTCCGCAAGGTCGAGGATGTCAGCCATGAAGGGCAGCCTGCCCGTGCGGTCGTCGCCATGCGCGACTATCCCACCGGGATCGACGATTTGTGGAACGCGCTCACCGATGCGGAGCGCATTCCGCGCTGGTTCGCGCCGGTCAGCGGCGAACTAAAACTCGGCGGCCGCTACCAGATCAAGGGCAATGCCGGCGGCACCATCACGACATGCACGCCGCCGTCGCGCCTGGCCATGACGTGGGAATTCGGCGGCAGCATCAGCTGGGTCGAGGTCGAACTCGAAGCGGCAAGCAGCGACCGCACGCGCCTCACCCTCCGGCACATCGCGCCGCTCGATGACAAGTCGGAGGAGTTCTGGGACAAATTCGGCCCGGGTGCAGTCGGAGTCGGCTGGGATCTCTCCCTGATGGGGCTCGGCTGGCATATCGAGACAGGCAAGAGCAATGAGCGCTTCGCCGAAGAGACCTGGGCGCTGAGCGACGAAGGCATCGCCTTCGCAACGGCGAGCAGCGAGGCCTGGACCGGCGCATCGCTCGCTTATGGCACCCCCGAGGCGGCCGCGCGCCGCTCGGGCGCCAGCACGACCGCCTTCTACACCGGCGCCGCCGCGCCCGAGTGA